CGGCAGGCTCCAGGTCCGGGTCGGCGGAGGTGCGTCCCGCTCCACGTCCTCCGAGATGGTGCGGATGTCGCTGGCGAAGGGGGCGATGCGCGCGCGGGTCTTGAAGGTGGCGCGGGGCCGCAGGTTCCACTGCCTAGTCAGCTTTtgcgcctcctcctcctgctgcatCCTCTCCAAGACCTCCTGCAGCACCGAGCGGAAGAGCCCGGACACCTCCTGCACCTCGGGCTCGTGCTCCGCTATCAGCTGCCTGAACCTGggtgcagagaggggagaggtgagggggcgCGGTGGGGCGGGTCACCCGGGCGCGGCGCTTGGCCAGTGTCTAACCCCAGGGGCATCTCCGTGCACCTCCGTGGGCAattccctccccccatcccactGCTTCCCCACTTCTTCTGAAGTGAATCAGGaaccacccaccccacctccttaGTGCCCCAGCCCatcctgagttcaaattccagctctgccacctctgGCCTTCATGTGACTCAGCTTCCTCGTCTGTAAACTGGGGTCATAGTTATTCTTTTGTAAGATTTAATGCGCTGACATATGTAAAGATGCTGGCACTTCCCTCAGGTCATCAATGCAGTAGTAGTAAGGGAAGCCCATCGCTCTCAGGGACTTTTCTGGCTAACCCTCTCCCACCCTTCTGCCCTCACTGGCTAGTGTGATCTTTCTGAAATGTGTATCTGCTTCTGTCACTGTCCTGCGCTATTCCTTCCGTAGCTCCCCGCCACCTGCTGGGTGAGAGTGAGCTGTCTGGCCATGCGCACCAGGCGCCCTGCTAATCCACCGCCCTGCTAATCCACCGCAGTCTGCAAGGCAGCCAGGAAGAATCACGTGGTACCCCACTGCCTCAGGTTCTCCTGGATCCTGCCcaagctgcttcctctgcctaaCATGTCTCTGGCTTAGAGCTCAAGAATGAACAATAGCTAGCAAGTCCATTTAGTACCTGGTTTCCTCTACCATATTGAGAGTAAGGACTTCTCCAACTTTCCAGCAATGAGATAGGAAATGTGATGGGACAGTCCCCAGAGtgtccccagcagccctcccccCATTTATGAGTTTTGGTTTGCCAGCTTAGATTCTCTTACCAGCACCGCCCATAGCCCATGACTCATGACtcacccccagccctgtccccagggtGCTTCTGGAACTAGGTACATTTGAGGGGTTTCCATGGTGCAGAATAAGAAAAATGGGGGAGGGTAAGATTCTCAGCCTAGAGGAATAAGTGTGAGGGGGTGGTGATAAGACCACATAACCCAAAGGAGTATGAACAGGACTGAAGAAGGAGAAGTTTTTAAGcagaatttcaaagagaaagCTGTCTCATAGATGCATCTGTTGGCTAAAGAGATGGGTAAGGGAAGCTTTGGGGAGACTAAGGGGAATTTAAGATGTTTTATTGTggaattttattcctttactaGGGTTCAAGAAATGCAGGTAAAAAACTTGAATTAGTTTTGACATTACTCTTGGCTGTTGGACTCTGCTTCCTTAACCCTGAATCCAATGAAGACTGGACCATGTGGCTCACAGCTTTATTAAAGTTATATTGAAGTTCAGGAATAGGTCTGTATTCAAGTTATAAACATCCGATGCCCCAGGGCTCTAATTCCTTTGAgaatgcgtgcacacacacacacacacacacacacaccccttagaCAAACTAGTGTGAAATAGAGTAACTGCGAAACCAATTTTGGAGAGATTATGTGGGAAAACCTCTCTTAGAAGGTAATATGGATGATGAACTAATGATGGAGAGGAAGCAGTCAGGATGCTAACAGTCCAGGCAGGGAGGATAGAAAGCTCAAAGGCCTGAGGTTCTTTCCTATCGAAACTCACGTGCCTCCAGGAGCCGCCTCCCGCCCCCTTTTGAGCCCCTAGCCCTGGCCTGGCACGCCAGGGCCTCTTTCAGATTCTTCCTCCTGCCTTGCTCCTTCTAACAGGTAACTGGCTCTTCCAGGCCCAGCCTCCTGTCCTGGTAGCTCAGGCCCTTGCCGCTGTGGTCACACGCCCTAGAGTCTGAAGTCCAACCGTTGGTCCCTGTCATTGCCGGGGATTACCTCAGGATGGCAGGCCCGCAGTAGGATGGGTGGATCTTGGCACAGACATCCTCCAGTTGCATTCTTTCCCCGGGGCTGAGGTCGTAGGTGGGCCGGGGCGCGCTGGCCAGCCAGCTGTAGTCCACGCCGGTGCAGATCTTCCTGACCGCGTTGCTGCGCTCCCACTGCTGCCGCTCAGCCTCTCGCATCTGCCCTGCCAGCTCCACCATGAGCGTCTCCAGCACCATCTCCGCCGGACTCCGCGACGACAGCCGTGGCGGGGCCTCGTTCCACCGGAGCCACGGGATGAGGGACATGACACCCCCAGGCCCTACCGAGACAGGGCAGGAATGCGTCTTCCTTGGGCTCCTCTGTCAGTTAGGGTGGGGAAAACAAGCGGGAGGGAAGAGAGCTGGGATCAGAGTGAGAAGAACTGCTTCCAACCCTCACAGCTGGGTGACCTCCAGTAAgtcgcttaacctctctgagcaatCATTTCTAATTCTGTAAGACAAGGTAGAGCTGTTGCAAGAAGCTGTCGTGAATAAACTTGGGAAGCTCCAAGCACTCACGTAAAAGTAAGATAATCTCTCATGGTTCTAACAATCCCTAAGACATCCAGATGACTGAGCCCTGAGGAACTGCCCCCTGAATCCTTGCTAACTCCAAACCAAATGGAGTTAAAAACAAGACAAGtcccaaatggagtcacttatgctaagaCCCATGTCACCAAACCAAGAAAACTTGATTACagctttgcctcttccagaaatggaatcttaaaccagtcagtcAGGAATTGCCTGATCAGCACTAGTTAGGTTACATGCCAGACAGACCCCTGCCATCCCCTAAAGGAAGGTAACTTTGCAATAACTAACCCACCTTTTTGCCTAGCATAACTTCTTCGTTCCTGCTCCCTTATGGCTATAAAAGTCCTTTATTTTGTACAGCTCTTTGGAGCTCTTTGTTATTTGCTCAATTGGATGCTACCCAGTTGGAATAGGTTTttctcaaataaactcttaaaaaatgtaatatgcctcagtttaacCTTTACTAATGCTGAGTGTCTGAACATAATCTCACCCCTGTGATTTAAGGGGACACACACAGAGGGGTCGATGCTCTTGAATGAGCTCTTAATATATCCTGCCAGATACACCTCTGAACACCCTCCATGGAACTACCGCACTCCCAGCAACTGGTTAGCATCTGTGCCAACCCATCTGCGGCTTTAACTCCTCGGACCTCTCCTCCCAGTGGAAATACCGTCTCCCTGGTTTCCATTAGATCTCACTCCTTGGTGTATCTCCCAGCTTGGTCTACCTCCTGGAAACTCCCTCTCAGAACTCTTGGGGGTGCCCTTCCCCTGGCCTTCCTTGAGTTGTGGCTCTTCCCTGGCACTCTGCCAGAGGCTGTCTCCTCATTTTAATGTCCCTCATCCTTTCACATGTTTCCAGTTACTCCCTGAATGCTGATAGTTCCCAAACTGAAATCTATAACCCAACTGTCCTCCAAGCTCCAGGTCAGAGTCTCCAGGTGCCTCCTGGATACCTCGCTTTGTAGGTTCCACTTGTATCTTCAACCCAAgatccccatcctcctccccattggctgctgcttctccctgGTCTCCAGCTTGGTAGGGGCATAGCTTGGTTACTCCCGCTGATGCACCATTGCGTCTTGTCCCTTCGCCTCATCGGTCAAATCCTGTATCCAGTTCCTGTGGATTCTCCCAAATCTGTGCACTCTTTCTCCCTCCATTAGTTCAAGccttagtattattttatttattattttttaaattaatcttttggGGGGGaagagttaattaggtttattcatctatttatttaatggaggtactggggcttgaacccaggacctagtgcatgctaggcatgcactctaccactgagctataccctccccgccattAGTTCAAGCCTTGACCATCTTCCAGCTGCATTATAGCTGCTGCCTCCTACCTGGAAACCCAGGGCTGGTCCTCCCGATCCAGTCTccactccattttctttttattgtggtataacaaacaaacataatattTACCATCAGAagcatttttaagtttaaagtagTGTTAACTATATGCCTGTTGTTGTGAAACAGAACTCTAGAACTTTTtcctcttgcaaaactgaaaaccTCTACCTGTTAAACAGCAATTTCCACTCTATTTTCTGAAGTGTGATCTCTCTAAATCATAACACTGACCAtgtcactattttattttcattagatTCCATAACACAATGCATGGGGTCTGTGAAGAATGAAAAGGACTGTCTGTCCCCTACTCCACCAAAAAGTGTCATTGGcttcaaaacagaaagagatacctgcaaaactgaaattaagaaattaataatagttTCAAATCAGAGTTAGAAAACTCCCTTcaacttttttcctgaaaaaatagTTGTAACGTGGATTTATCTGCTGATGTTTGATGTGATGTGGAGTGAGGCTGTGAACAGTAAAAGGGCCTAAGGCCTGTGAAGATCTTCAAATCATCCTATATTTAAGACCTGGGATGCTTAAAGGCTTTCAGTGTTTCCTGATTATCCTCAAGATTAGACTCAGGCCCCTTAAGTGGCTTCTAGGCCCTTTGTCATGTGGCTCCTGTTTCTGACCAGCTTCATCTCTCATCAAACTTCCCCTTTCCCCAATCCTCCCCAgacatcctcccccacccccacactccaTTCCCCTAAAACACCCTGCCCTCTCTTGCTTCCAAGCCTGGGCACATTCCTAGAATACTTTCAATTCCTCAATTC
Above is a window of Camelus ferus isolate YT-003-E chromosome 23, BCGSAC_Cfer_1.0, whole genome shotgun sequence DNA encoding:
- the RD3 gene encoding protein RD3; the encoded protein is MSLIPWLRWNEAPPRLSSRSPAEMVLETLMVELAGQMREAERQQWERSNAVRKICTGVDYSWLASAPRPTYDLSPGERMQLEDVCAKIHPSYCGPAILRFRQLIAEHEPEVQEVSGLFRSVLQEVLERMQQEEEAQKLTRQWNLRPRATFKTRARIAPFASDIRTISEDVERDAPPPTRTWSLPEFRAQKEY